The Stieleria sp. JC731 genome has a segment encoding these proteins:
- a CDS encoding TIGR04283 family arsenosugar biosynthesis glycosyltransferase: MIPALNEEANIAKAIRSAHDNGVRNVIVADGGSTDNTITLAQSHQAVVVHTQPGRGLQLAHAARLSNAPMLLFLHADNWLETDCVEQLCRHANGCTNLGHTDQSLWGGFRQRIDEAGISYRLLESGNAMRIRLRGLPFGDQAMFVDRKLYQSVGGFQTNPLMEDVVLSQALRRRSWPVLIDACVHVDARRWKKRGIVRQTLRNWGIQTAHFLGVRERQLHRWYR; encoded by the coding sequence GTGATACCGGCATTAAACGAGGAAGCCAATATCGCGAAAGCAATTCGATCGGCACATGACAATGGTGTCAGGAACGTCATCGTCGCCGACGGTGGCAGCACCGACAACACCATCACGCTTGCTCAGTCGCATCAAGCGGTTGTCGTCCACACACAACCCGGACGCGGTCTACAGCTGGCCCATGCCGCCAGATTGAGCAATGCCCCGATGCTGCTGTTCCTGCACGCAGACAACTGGTTGGAGACCGACTGTGTAGAACAGCTTTGCCGCCATGCAAACGGTTGCACAAACTTAGGGCACACAGACCAAAGCCTGTGGGGCGGATTTCGGCAGCGCATTGACGAAGCGGGGATATCTTACCGGCTGCTTGAATCGGGTAATGCGATGCGAATCAGGCTGCGAGGTCTTCCCTTTGGCGATCAGGCGATGTTTGTTGATCGCAAGCTTTACCAAAGTGTCGGCGGTTTTCAGACAAATCCACTGATGGAAGATGTCGTCTTATCGCAGGCGTTGCGCCGTCGAAGTTGGCCTGTGTTGATTGACGCATGTGTCCATGTCGACGCCAGGCGTTGGAAAAAACGCGGAATTGTGCGTCAGACGCTGCGAAACTGGGGGATCCAGACGGCCCATTTTCTTGGTGTCCGTGAGCGTCAACTACACCGTTGGTACCGGTGA
- a CDS encoding LptF/LptG family permease translates to MTQIDRYILNLYLRTFTVSFLSLSGIFIVFHAFTNMTDLAELAEKRGMSLAMVMAEFYGPYLLLLFDWTGAIIALMSLLFVVGWLRRTGELTSTLAAGVSHGRLFRAMVIASGLIILAQFASREMLLPSMRDVLSMKNRDITGDNPQPILPSYDKISGILLQGESIKPRSRQIINPRFSLDGDYEGFGDALIAKTAQWLPANENHGEGYLMQIVEIPKDVDSLDSAGVGNRSVLMTSKQHDWIGPRECFVTTTVNAEILQTDQSSTRLCSTMHLAERLRNPAVHNPLSVTVLLHERLIRVPLDFALVLLGLPLVVNRRDRKLFVTIASAMTMVLLFFSLKTIGSALGGAGILFTPALAAWIPLLILGPIAFMRYREVQTL, encoded by the coding sequence GTGACGCAAATCGACCGCTACATCCTGAACCTGTACTTACGCACGTTTACCGTGTCGTTTTTATCGCTTTCAGGCATCTTCATCGTCTTTCATGCTTTTACAAACATGACAGATTTGGCCGAACTTGCCGAAAAACGCGGCATGTCGCTCGCCATGGTGATGGCGGAGTTCTACGGTCCATACTTGCTGCTGCTGTTTGACTGGACCGGAGCAATCATCGCATTGATGTCATTGCTGTTCGTGGTCGGGTGGTTGCGGCGGACGGGAGAACTCACCTCGACACTTGCCGCAGGTGTTTCCCACGGACGACTATTCCGCGCGATGGTGATCGCCTCAGGCCTGATCATATTGGCTCAGTTCGCCAGCCGCGAAATGTTGCTGCCATCGATGCGTGACGTGTTATCGATGAAAAACAGAGACATCACTGGCGATAACCCACAGCCAATCCTGCCGAGCTACGACAAGATCAGCGGAATTTTACTGCAAGGTGAATCGATCAAGCCGCGTAGCCGTCAAATCATCAACCCTCGCTTCAGCCTCGACGGTGACTACGAAGGCTTCGGCGATGCTCTAATCGCCAAGACCGCCCAGTGGTTGCCAGCCAACGAAAATCACGGCGAAGGATACTTGATGCAGATCGTCGAGATCCCCAAAGATGTTGACAGTCTGGATTCAGCCGGTGTGGGCAATCGTTCGGTTTTGATGACATCCAAACAGCACGATTGGATTGGACCTCGCGAATGCTTTGTCACCACCACCGTTAATGCTGAAATCCTGCAAACCGACCAATCATCCACGCGACTATGCAGCACGATGCATCTGGCCGAGCGTCTTCGAAATCCGGCAGTTCACAACCCGCTCAGTGTTACCGTGCTACTTCACGAGCGTCTGATCCGGGTACCACTCGACTTCGCACTAGTCCTTCTGGGACTTCCACTGGTCGTCAATCGGCGTGACCGCAAGCTTTTTGTCACCATCGCATCGGCGATGACCATGGTGCTGCTATTCTTTTCACTCAAAACAATCGGCAGTGCTCTTGGTGGCGCTGGGATTTTGTTTACACCTGCATTGGCTGCGTGGATTCCATTGCTGATTCTTGGACCGATCGCCTTCATGCGTTATCGCGAAGTCCAAACGTTGTAG
- a CDS encoding aminotransferase class V-fold PLP-dependent enzyme: MPVTKNWAYLDHAAVGPLTKPAANAFRRYAEEAETQGDTVWPSWAGRMDELRRAAAELLRTQRDEICLVPNTSTGINIVAEGYPWKSGDSVVVPEGEFPSNLFPWENQASRGVEIRKVARRENGVVSIDDLLAACDQSTKLIALSWVGYASGFRVDVQELVERAHQRGILVFLDAIQGLGVFDLDLDQVDVDFLAADGHKWLLGPEGMGIAMIRRRHLDLLRCGNVGWNSVQNAFNYAKPELELRNSAERFEPGSANMGGGAALAASLDLFLTVRNHHGVDAISGRVLGLATELIGQLRSRGFVVRAQPELQFQSGIVTFEVPGMNPVDVRSKLLHAGCVVSCRDGGIRASVHAYNNLDDISRMLRAI, translated from the coding sequence ATGCCGGTGACCAAAAACTGGGCGTATTTGGACCATGCTGCTGTCGGGCCGCTAACAAAACCGGCTGCCAACGCGTTCCGCCGCTATGCCGAAGAAGCCGAGACGCAGGGAGACACCGTCTGGCCCAGTTGGGCCGGGCGAATGGATGAACTACGCCGCGCCGCGGCCGAATTGCTACGGACCCAGCGAGATGAAATTTGCTTGGTGCCGAATACCTCTACCGGCATTAACATCGTTGCTGAAGGGTATCCGTGGAAAAGTGGCGATAGTGTGGTCGTGCCCGAAGGAGAATTTCCCAGCAATCTTTTTCCCTGGGAAAACCAAGCCAGTCGTGGAGTCGAGATTCGCAAAGTCGCACGGCGTGAGAACGGTGTTGTCTCGATCGACGATCTTCTGGCGGCATGTGACCAAAGCACCAAGCTTATCGCACTATCGTGGGTCGGCTACGCCAGTGGCTTTCGGGTCGATGTTCAGGAGCTTGTCGAACGTGCCCATCAACGCGGAATTTTGGTTTTCTTAGATGCGATCCAAGGACTCGGAGTTTTCGATTTAGATCTCGATCAGGTTGATGTCGATTTCCTAGCAGCGGACGGGCACAAGTGGCTGCTAGGGCCCGAAGGGATGGGAATCGCTATGATCCGGCGTCGGCACCTTGATCTGTTGCGATGCGGAAATGTCGGCTGGAATAGCGTGCAGAACGCGTTCAACTATGCGAAGCCCGAATTGGAATTGCGAAACTCAGCAGAGCGTTTCGAACCCGGTTCGGCAAACATGGGAGGCGGCGCCGCGCTTGCGGCCAGTTTGGATTTGTTTTTGACTGTTAGAAATCACCATGGTGTCGATGCAATCTCAGGGCGCGTACTGGGGCTGGCAACAGAATTGATCGGTCAATTGCGTTCACGAGGATTTGTGGTGCGTGCTCAACCGGAGTTGCAGTTTCAATCCGGAATCGTGACATTCGAAGTCCCGGGGATGAATCCGGTCGATGTCCGCAGCAAACTTTTACACGCAGGTTGTGTTGTCAGTTGCCGAGACGGTGGCATTCGGGCGAGCGTGCATGCGTACAACAATTTAGATGATATCTCGCGAATGTTGCGAGCAATCTAG
- the coaD gene encoding pantetheine-phosphate adenylyltransferase, with translation MSTDGKQIAVYTGSFDPVTLGHLHIIHRASRLFETLIIGIGVNADKRSLFTPDQRRDLVETVTKDLPNVRVEFFDGLAVDFVRSQQSRVMVRGIRPLTDIAGEFTMMMANRQLDSDIETVFLMADERFAHVSSSLLKQIAGISDDDEKLAKFVPREIIRPLRERMRSAE, from the coding sequence ATGTCCACAGATGGAAAACAAATCGCGGTGTACACCGGATCGTTTGATCCTGTGACACTGGGGCACCTGCACATCATCCATCGCGCAAGCCGTCTGTTCGAAACATTGATCATTGGGATCGGTGTAAACGCGGACAAACGTTCGCTGTTTACTCCCGATCAGCGTCGAGATTTGGTCGAGACTGTGACGAAAGATCTGCCCAACGTTCGGGTCGAATTCTTTGATGGACTGGCGGTCGACTTTGTTCGATCACAACAGTCCCGGGTGATGGTGCGAGGGATTCGCCCACTAACGGATATCGCGGGCGAGTTCACGATGATGATGGCGAACCGGCAATTGGATAGCGATATCGAGACAGTCTTTCTGATGGCTGACGAGCGATTTGCACACGTCAGCAGCTCGCTGCTAAAGCAAATCGCCGGGATCAGCGATGACGACGAGAAGCTGGCCAAGTTTGTGCCGCGAGAAATCATCCGCCCGTTGCGCGAGCGAATGCGTTCGGCCGAATAG
- a CDS encoding sugar phosphate isomerase/epimerase family protein, producing MEDWAIGVFASVDAGLGVKWDVISELGLPTIQLHAPHQGQRSAEDAEKLKEQLAEMGVQCTAVFGGFEGESYADIPTVQQTIGLVPQASRESRLREMCEISDFAKALGCDTIALHLGFIPEDTNDPQYDQIVAVTAKLCDHCNENGQFLHLETGQETAEGLMQFIAAVGCDNLKINFDPANMILYGTGEPIEALRMLAPHVRSVHCKDGTWSDHPGETWGREVPLGKGDVDIEKYLTALHEIGYTGSLTIEREIPEDPERQKAEIGGAIDLLTELRSKILS from the coding sequence ATGGAAGATTGGGCAATTGGCGTTTTTGCCTCGGTCGATGCAGGACTCGGAGTCAAGTGGGATGTGATTTCAGAACTTGGCCTCCCCACCATTCAGCTGCATGCACCGCACCAAGGTCAACGTAGCGCCGAAGATGCGGAGAAGCTCAAAGAGCAGCTTGCCGAAATGGGTGTCCAATGCACCGCCGTTTTCGGCGGCTTTGAGGGCGAAAGCTATGCGGACATTCCAACGGTTCAGCAGACCATCGGTTTGGTTCCCCAAGCCTCACGCGAATCGCGATTACGCGAGATGTGCGAAATCTCCGACTTCGCCAAAGCTCTCGGTTGTGACACGATCGCGTTGCATTTGGGATTCATCCCCGAAGACACGAATGATCCGCAATACGACCAAATCGTTGCCGTCACGGCAAAGCTTTGTGATCACTGCAATGAGAACGGCCAGTTTCTGCATCTTGAAACCGGTCAAGAAACCGCTGAAGGTTTGATGCAATTCATCGCCGCTGTAGGTTGCGACAACCTAAAGATTAACTTCGATCCGGCCAACATGATTCTTTACGGTACTGGCGAACCGATCGAAGCTCTACGGATGCTTGCCCCTCACGTCCGCAGCGTTCACTGCAAAGACGGGACATGGAGCGATCATCCGGGCGAAACCTGGGGACGCGAAGTTCCGCTCGGCAAGGGCGACGTTGACATCGAAAAGTATCTGACCGCCCTTCACGAAATCGGATACACCGGGTCTTTGACAATCGAACGCGAAATTCCAGAAGACCCCGAACGCCAAAAGGCTGAAATCGGAGGTGCGATCGATCTGCTCACCGAGCTTCGCAGCAAGATCCTTTCCTGA
- a CDS encoding sugar phosphate isomerase/epimerase family protein: MQLGYVTAIVPDASLEDAFEIAEENGYDCMEVMCWPPGKATRRYAGVTHIDVLSLDDSQIESINELQEEHDVTISGLGYYPNALSPDLDEAKIAVEHIKAVIEASAKLGVNTMTSFIGRDWTKSVEDNWPRFLETWKPIIDVAEKHQVRVAIENCPMYFTNDEWPGGKNLAHSPDIWRRMFDDIPSDCFGLNFDPSHLVLQHMDYVQPLADFADKLFHVHAKDLRIDRHRLNQVGTFANPNLWHSPKLPGLGDIDWGKFFGALVDTGYNGPVCVEVEDRAYEGSHEDCLRALCQSSNYLRMFVV; the protein is encoded by the coding sequence ATGCAACTTGGATATGTGACAGCGATTGTTCCCGACGCAAGTTTGGAAGATGCGTTCGAGATTGCCGAAGAAAATGGCTACGACTGCATGGAAGTTATGTGTTGGCCGCCTGGCAAAGCGACCCGCCGTTACGCCGGCGTCACGCATATCGATGTGCTTTCGCTAGATGACAGCCAGATTGAATCGATCAACGAATTGCAAGAAGAGCACGACGTCACCATCAGCGGCCTGGGCTACTATCCCAATGCGTTGTCACCAGACTTGGATGAAGCCAAGATCGCGGTGGAACATATCAAGGCCGTTATCGAGGCATCTGCCAAGCTAGGCGTGAACACGATGACCTCGTTTATCGGTCGTGACTGGACGAAAAGCGTCGAAGACAACTGGCCGCGTTTTCTTGAGACATGGAAACCGATTATCGACGTTGCAGAAAAACATCAGGTACGAGTGGCAATCGAAAACTGCCCGATGTACTTCACCAACGATGAGTGGCCCGGTGGAAAAAACTTGGCCCATTCACCTGACATTTGGCGGCGGATGTTTGACGACATCCCCAGCGATTGCTTTGGGCTGAACTTTGATCCTTCACACTTAGTCCTACAGCACATGGACTACGTTCAGCCGCTCGCAGATTTTGCAGACAAGCTGTTTCATGTTCACGCCAAAGATCTTCGCATCGATCGACATCGGCTGAATCAGGTCGGCACATTCGCCAACCCAAATTTGTGGCATTCGCCCAAGCTTCCAGGTCTCGGCGATATCGATTGGGGAAAATTCTTCGGTGCGCTGGTCGACACCGGATACAACGGCCCGGTTTGTGTGGAAGTCGAAGATCGTGCTTATGAGGGCTCCCACGAGGATTGCCTGCGTGCGCTTTGTCAAAGCAGCAACTACCTACGAATGTTCGTCGTCTGA
- a CDS encoding Hsp70 family protein — protein MTKPASQPAVGIDLGTTFSAIAFLDPTGRPETIRNSEGDLTTPSAVFFDHKRPIVGIEAAEAGLLEPDRLALFAKRDVGESFYEKEIRGKHLPAEVIEALILRKLKADAELMLGPIEKAVITVPAFFNEPCRKATQDAGRLAGLDVLDIINEPTAAAITYGVQQGFLSLDGGSREAETVLVYDLGGGTFDVTVMKIENGNFNTIATAGDVYLGGVDWDKRVVDFIAEAFEKEHGVDPRDDPQAEQELLRKANQTKHALTQRESVTVAFAHDGRRLRTEITQQEFSDRCADLVERTLMTVQLVLDDADVDWSKLTRLILVGGSTRMPMIRQELERLSGMELDRSLSPDEAVSHGAALYAGMLMAGQNDKSGISVSNVNSHDLGILAVDPKTGQPRRQIMIPRNSHLPARKMVRFRTHSDNQANVKIEIVEGGDDRGTNATRIGRCIVEDLPRGTPKGTHVDVRFDYARDGRLTVHASLPEIDRKITMTLNRAAGLSDSEIQIWSERLDQGLSDAMLASLPADGSVVAEIELNSENADTDLDVVKEQTDAELPATSDTSSQTATDINAILGTLGTTPQPVASAAEPTQIESASDSEEVDFSELKAIDVLEPIANDRKASISQTAPANLFAPTEPLTSKTDVVKAASSVPASSVPAVNPAEKAPQVKIDLGDQVSESPAKINADELQSFAKASVDPKPVIKEKPKIDLGSSDSVAKADSGDLAMLAALSGGQSTPKAASVDTPFIVTDKSPKTDGKPAEKPKKSGFFGRKKR, from the coding sequence ATGACTAAACCAGCTAGCCAGCCTGCCGTGGGGATCGACCTTGGCACCACGTTTTCAGCAATTGCGTTTCTCGATCCGACCGGGCGTCCTGAAACGATACGCAATTCCGAAGGTGATCTGACAACGCCGAGCGCAGTATTCTTTGATCACAAGCGTCCGATTGTAGGGATCGAAGCAGCCGAGGCTGGTTTACTGGAACCGGATCGTCTGGCACTGTTCGCTAAACGAGACGTCGGTGAATCGTTCTACGAAAAAGAAATTCGTGGAAAGCATTTGCCCGCCGAAGTGATCGAGGCATTGATCCTACGCAAGCTGAAAGCGGATGCCGAACTGATGCTCGGGCCAATTGAAAAAGCCGTGATCACCGTTCCTGCATTCTTTAATGAACCCTGCCGAAAGGCGACTCAGGATGCGGGACGGCTAGCCGGATTGGATGTCTTGGACATCATCAACGAGCCGACTGCTGCAGCGATTACCTATGGCGTTCAACAGGGGTTTTTGAGTCTCGACGGCGGCAGCCGAGAAGCCGAGACTGTTCTGGTCTACGACCTTGGCGGCGGCACATTCGATGTCACCGTGATGAAGATCGAAAACGGAAACTTCAACACGATCGCGACCGCAGGCGATGTCTATCTGGGAGGTGTTGATTGGGACAAACGCGTTGTCGATTTCATCGCCGAAGCCTTTGAAAAAGAACATGGCGTCGATCCTCGTGATGATCCACAGGCCGAACAAGAGTTGCTTCGCAAAGCAAACCAGACCAAGCATGCGTTGACGCAGCGTGAATCGGTGACCGTTGCGTTTGCGCACGATGGACGGCGGCTACGCACCGAGATTACGCAGCAAGAGTTCTCTGATCGCTGCGCCGATTTGGTCGAGCGAACTTTGATGACCGTGCAACTGGTTTTGGATGACGCCGATGTCGACTGGTCAAAGTTGACTCGTTTGATCTTGGTCGGCGGGTCGACTCGTATGCCGATGATCCGTCAAGAACTGGAGCGACTTAGCGGGATGGAATTGGACCGTTCGCTATCGCCCGATGAAGCGGTCAGTCACGGTGCTGCTCTTTATGCCGGGATGTTGATGGCGGGGCAAAACGACAAGTCCGGCATTTCAGTCAGCAATGTCAACTCGCATGATTTGGGGATCTTGGCAGTGGACCCCAAAACCGGCCAGCCACGCCGACAAATCATGATTCCCCGGAACAGCCATTTGCCAGCGCGAAAGATGGTTCGCTTCCGGACCCATTCGGACAATCAAGCCAACGTCAAAATTGAAATCGTCGAAGGCGGCGATGATCGGGGCACCAATGCGACTCGGATCGGACGATGTATCGTCGAAGATTTACCACGTGGGACTCCCAAGGGGACGCACGTCGATGTGCGATTTGATTATGCACGTGATGGTCGATTGACGGTGCATGCATCGCTTCCTGAAATCGATCGGAAGATCACGATGACGCTAAACCGGGCTGCCGGCTTATCCGATTCTGAAATTCAAATCTGGTCGGAACGTTTAGACCAAGGACTCAGCGACGCGATGTTGGCTTCACTGCCAGCCGATGGTAGCGTGGTTGCAGAGATCGAACTGAATTCGGAAAACGCTGATACTGATCTCGATGTTGTGAAAGAACAGACCGATGCGGAACTGCCCGCAACATCGGATACGTCGTCTCAAACCGCGACCGACATCAACGCCATACTAGGAACGCTTGGCACTACGCCGCAACCAGTCGCCAGCGCTGCCGAGCCTACGCAAATCGAGTCGGCATCGGATAGTGAAGAGGTCGATTTTTCAGAGCTGAAAGCGATCGACGTTTTGGAACCTATCGCGAATGACAGGAAAGCTTCGATCAGTCAGACAGCCCCGGCAAATCTATTTGCACCAACCGAGCCACTTACATCGAAAACGGATGTTGTGAAGGCGGCGAGTAGTGTCCCTGCAAGCAGTGTTCCAGCGGTGAATCCTGCTGAAAAAGCTCCGCAGGTGAAGATCGATCTCGGCGACCAAGTTTCCGAGTCACCGGCTAAAATCAATGCCGATGAACTGCAGAGCTTTGCGAAGGCGTCCGTTGATCCCAAACCCGTGATCAAGGAAAAGCCGAAGATCGATCTGGGGAGTTCCGATTCGGTTGCCAAAGCAGACTCAGGTGACCTCGCAATGTTGGCAGCGCTATCCGGCGGTCAATCGACCCCAAAGGCAGCGTCGGTGGATACGCCGTTTATCGTCACTGATAAATCGCCGAAGACGGATGGAAAACCTGCTGAGAAGCCAAAGAAGTCAGGATTCTTTGGACGCAAAAAGCGGTAG
- a CDS encoding vWA domain-containing protein, which produces MSAFSWICPPAMMIALVTIVGLPAHEDSAKVNIASQIQLDVGVSKPTMLSGKKNQVNHLRISLTGFELPASQKRPPVNTAIVIDQSGSMNGEKIAQARKAAITAVERLRDDDIVSIVLYSDSANVLVPATKASDREAIIEKIQSIKAGGSTALFAGVSKGAAEVRKFHDGGYVNRVILLSDGKANVGPKSPRELERLGISLVKEGISVSTLGLGLGYNEDLMSRLASAGSGNHMFVEEADDLVAVFQKEFNDLLSVVASEFEIHATIGEGIRPVRVLNNEADISGQDIYIPLTQLYARQQRYFVVEVEVPEGEDGQKRPMASVSVKYKNMVSENTDTLSSQVEISYSEDEKVVEQDIDYETYALCAIQIANDANIRATRLRDQGNIDEAKQILMRNCAQLEEIDLAVGGMLAEPLAKEVKRNAKLNGMQSQMLELPAEWNRSRKMMIYEQNRNAAQQDYRVDAPSPKSP; this is translated from the coding sequence ATGTCTGCCTTTTCTTGGATCTGTCCTCCAGCCATGATGATCGCCCTCGTGACGATCGTGGGGCTGCCCGCGCATGAAGACTCTGCGAAAGTAAACATCGCCTCGCAAATTCAGTTAGATGTCGGTGTCTCAAAGCCGACGATGTTGTCCGGCAAAAAAAACCAGGTCAATCACCTGCGGATCTCATTGACCGGTTTCGAGCTGCCAGCTAGCCAAAAGCGTCCACCGGTGAACACTGCGATCGTGATCGATCAAAGTGGGTCGATGAATGGTGAGAAAATTGCTCAAGCTCGGAAAGCGGCGATCACAGCTGTAGAGCGTTTACGGGACGATGACATTGTCTCAATCGTGCTGTATTCCGATTCGGCCAACGTACTGGTGCCGGCAACCAAAGCATCGGATCGTGAAGCGATTATCGAGAAGATTCAATCGATCAAAGCAGGCGGTAGCACGGCTCTGTTTGCCGGGGTCAGCAAAGGAGCCGCTGAGGTTCGAAAGTTCCACGACGGTGGATATGTCAACCGAGTGATCTTGTTGAGTGATGGGAAAGCGAACGTCGGTCCCAAAAGTCCTCGCGAATTAGAACGGCTCGGAATTTCGTTGGTCAAAGAAGGCATCAGCGTTAGCACGTTGGGGCTTGGTCTGGGGTACAACGAAGACCTGATGAGCCGTCTGGCTTCGGCCGGCAGCGGCAACCACATGTTTGTCGAAGAGGCAGACGACTTGGTCGCTGTTTTTCAGAAAGAGTTTAATGACTTGCTAAGTGTCGTGGCGAGCGAGTTTGAAATCCACGCGACCATTGGCGAAGGAATCCGACCAGTACGCGTTCTCAACAATGAAGCCGACATCAGTGGACAGGATATCTATATCCCGTTGACTCAGCTTTACGCGCGTCAGCAACGCTACTTTGTTGTCGAAGTGGAAGTGCCCGAAGGTGAAGATGGACAGAAACGTCCCATGGCTTCCGTCTCGGTCAAGTACAAGAACATGGTCAGTGAAAACACCGACACGCTGTCCAGCCAAGTTGAAATCAGCTACTCCGAGGACGAGAAGGTCGTTGAACAGGACATCGACTACGAGACGTACGCCTTGTGTGCTATCCAAATCGCCAATGATGCGAACATTCGAGCAACGCGATTGCGTGATCAGGGCAATATTGATGAAGCCAAGCAGATCTTGATGCGCAACTGTGCACAGCTCGAAGAGATTGATCTAGCTGTTGGTGGAATGCTTGCCGAACCTTTGGCGAAAGAGGTTAAACGCAATGCCAAGTTAAACGGCATGCAGTCGCAAATGTTAGAGCTTCCTGCGGAGTGGAATCGTTCACGTAAAATGATGATTTACGAACAGAATCGCAACGCGGCACAGCAAGACTATCGCGTTGATGCCCCTTCACCAAAAAGTCCCTAG